In the Syngnathus scovelli strain Florida chromosome 8, RoL_Ssco_1.2, whole genome shotgun sequence genome, one interval contains:
- the abcb11a gene encoding bile salt export pump isoform X3 — translation MRSDNMKKTMKFTLPTDIANQKNGDEKKQKKEQNTLSVGYFQLFRFATWKEIAMMVVGSVCALIHGAAPPLMLLVYGMMTNTFVLYELEVQELKDPNKTCQDDIIHWINGSVYEPDENVTVACGVDIEAQMTLFAYYYIGIGVGVLFLSYFQIGLWVSAAARQTLRIRKIYFRKVMQMEIGWFDCISVGELNTRLSDDINKLNNAIADQASFFIERVSTFVFGFMVGFIGGWKLTLVVIAVSPLIGVAAGLMAMAVASLTGRELKAYAKAGAVADEVLSSIRTVAAFGGEDKETNRYDQNLVEAQNWGIKKGTIIGIFQGYLWCIIFLTFALAFWYGSQLVIDTKELSPGTLIQVFFGVLIAAINLGQASPCLEAFASGRAAAKTIFETIDRESEINCMSDEGHKLDRVKGDIEFHNVTFHYPSRPEVMILNKLSVQVKADETTAFVGPSGSGKSTAVQLIQRFYDPKEGTVTLDGHDIRSLNIKWLRSLIGIVEQEPVLFATTIADNIRFGKPGVPMEEVIRAAKEANAYNFIMDLPQKFDTLVGEGGGQMSGGQKQRIAIARALIRNPKILLLDMATSALDNESEAVVQKALDKVRVGRTTISIAHRLSTIRKADVIVGFERGRAVEKGTHGELLKKEGVYFTLVTLQNHGVSDATNVAAGKVAAEEILETKTRTFSRGSCRMSKRSSLRLRSHSNLSSDFGPDTVSTSLRILSSQTITPDLPEYEDEEDEHLEPAPISRILKYNQSEWPYMLLGSLGAAINGSVNPIYALLFSEILGTFALADVNEQKRQINGICILFCIVAVTSIFSQYLQGYAFAKSGELLTRRLRKLGFQAMLRQDIGWYDDFRNSPGALTTRLATDASMVQGATGSQIGMIVNALTNIGASFIIAFYFSWKLALVILCFLPFIGLSGLFQAKMLTGFANEDKKAMEEAGQVSGEALANIRTIAGLAKESSFVESYDEKLECPYKSAKKRANIYGLFFGLSQSVIFMAYAASFRYGGYLVNAEGLQYVIVFRVISTVVISGTALGKASSFTPDYAKAKTAAAHLFKLLDQRPKISTSSTDGDKWENFKGEIEFVNCEFTYPSRPDVRVLKGLTVSVKPGQTLAFVGSSGCGKSTSVQLLERFYDPDQGKVLIDNRPSQSVNVPFLRSRIGIVSQEPVLFDCSIAENIQYGDNTRSVSMEEIVAAAKQAYLHDFVMTLPDKYKTQVGAQGSQLSRGQKQRIAIARAIVRNPQILLLDEATSALDTESEKIVQSALDNARKGRTSIVIAHRLSTIQNADIIAVMSNGVVIEQGTHDELMAKTGAYHKLVTTGAPIS, via the exons ATGAG GTCAGACAACATGAAGAAAACTATGAAATTTACACTACCGACAGACATAG CGAATCAAAAGAATGG GGATGAGAAGAAACAGAAGAAAGAACAGAATACGCTCAGTGTTGGATACTTTCaactg TTCCGATTTGCCACTTGGAAGGAGATTGCCATGATGGTGGTGGGGAGCGTGTGCGCGCTCATCCACGGCGCTGCCCCGCCTCTCATGCTTTTGGTGTACGGTATGATGACCAACACGTTTGTGCTCTATGAGTTAGAGGTGCAAGAACTGAAAGACCCAAATAAAACCTGCCAGGATGACATCATTCACTGGATAAACGGCTCCGTTTACGAGCCGGATGAAAACGTTACTGTTGCCTGTGG GGTTGATATCGAAGCCCAGATGACTCTGTTTGCGTACTACTATATTGGAATCGGAGTTGGAGTTCTCTTTCTTAGTTACTTTCAA ATTGGTCTCTGGGTGTCGGCCGCCGCCAGACAAACTCTGAGAATCCGAAAGATTTATTTCCGGAAAGTCATGCAAATGGAGATTGGATGGTTTGACTGCATCTCCGTCGGTGAACTCAACACAAGATTATccga TGATATCAACAAGCTCAATAACGCCATCGCCGACCAGGCGTCTTTCTTTATCGAGAGGGTCTCCACCTTCGTGTTTGGCTTCATGGTGGGCTTCATCGGCGGCTGGAAGTTAACGTTGGTGGTCATCGCTGTGAGCCCTCTGATTGGTGTTGCTGCCGGACTCATGGCAATG GCTGTGGCTAGTCTAACGGGACGAGAGCTAAAGGCATACGCAAAAGCGGGAGCTGTGGCTGATGAGGTCCTGTCGTCTATTCGAACGGTGGCGGCGTTTGGTGGTGAAGACAAAGAAACTAATAG ATATGACCAAAACCTTGTGGAAGCCCAAAACTGGGGCATCAAAAAGGGCACGATTATCGGAATCTTCCAAGGATATCTATGGTGCATCATTTTCCTGACTTTCGCTTTGGCCTTTTGGTATGGATCCCAGCTGGTCATCGACACAAAGGAGCTCTCTCCCGGGACTCTTATTCAG GTGTTTTTCGGAGTCTTGATCGCAGCAATAAATTTGGGTCAGGCCTCGCCTTGTCTGGAGGCTTTTGCTTCAGGTCGGGCAGCTGCAAAGACCATCTTTGAAACTATCGACAGG GAATCGGAAATCAATTGCATGTCCGACGAGGGTCATAAATTAGACCGAGTGAAAGGCGACATTGAGTTCCATAACGTGACCTTCCACTACCCATCCAGACCTGAAGTCATG ATTTTAAACAAACTCAGCGTGCAAGTGAAAGCGGACGAAACCACCGCTTTCGTTGGACCCAGCGGCTCGGGAAAAAGCACGGCCGTTCAGCTCATCCAAAGGTTTTATGACCCAAAGGAAGGCACG GTGACTTTGGACGGTCACGACATCCGAAGTTTAAACATCAAGTGGCTCCGCTCGCTTATCGGCATTGTGGAGCAGGAGCCGGTGCTGTTTGCCACAACCATCGCGGACAACATTCGCTTTGGGAAACCGGGAGTCCCTATGGAGGAAGTCATCCGAGCGGCAAAAGAGGCCAATGCTTATAATTTCATCATGGATCTTCCACAG AAATTCGATACTTTGGTGGGTGAGGGTGGAGGTCAGATGAGCGGAGGGCAGAAGCAGAGGATCGCCATCGCTCGAGCTCTGATTCGGAATCCCAAGATCCTGCTCTTGGATATGGCCACGTCAGCTCTGGACAACGAGAGCGAAGCTGTTGTCCAGAAGGCTTTGGACAAG GTGCGGGTGGGCAGGACCACGATTTCTATCGCCCACCGTCTTTCCACGATCAGGAAAGCGGACGTCATCGTCGGATTTGAACGTGGGCGGGCTGTGGAAAAAGGAACCCACGGTGAGCTCCTGAAAAAGGAAGGCGTCtacttcactttggtcaccctgCAGAACCACGGCGTATCAGACGCAACCAATG TCGCTGCCGGCAAAGTTGCTGCTGAGGAAATCcttgaaacaaaaacaaggaCTTTTAGCCGAGGCAGCTGCAGGATGAGTAAAAG GAGCTCGCTTCGACTGCGATCTCACAGCAACTTGTCCAGCGATTTTGGGCCCGACACCGTCTCAACCAGCCTGAGGATCCTTTCGAGCCAGACCATCACGCCAGATCTT CCGGAGTACGAGGATGAGGAAGACGAACATCTCGAACCGGCCCCCATTTCCCGCATCTTGAAGTACAACCAATCAGAGTGGCCCTACATGCTGCTGGGCTCGCTTGGGGCTGCCATCAACGGCTCGGTCAACCCAATCTATGCTTTGCTCTTCAGCGAAATTCTGGGG ACGTTTGCTTTAGCGGACGTCAATGAGCAGAAGCGGCAGATCAATGGTATCTGCATTCTCTTTTGCATTGTGGCCGTGACCAGCATCTTCTCGCAATATTTACAG GGTTATGCCTTTGCCAAGTCTGGTGAGCTACTAACACGTCGTCTAAGGAAATTAGGCTTCCAGGCCATGCTGAGACAAGACATCGGCTGGTACGATGATTTCCGAAACAGCCCCGGAGCGCTGACCACCAGACTGGCCACCGATGCCTCTATGGTTCAGGGT GCTACAGGATCCCAAATCGGCATGATCGTCAATGCCCTGACCAACATCGGAGCCTCTTTCATCATCGCCTTCTACTTCAGTTGGAAGTTAGCCTTGGTCATCTTGTGCTTCTTGCCGTTCATCGGGCTCTCTGGGCTCTTTCAAGCCAAAATGTTGACCGGTTTTGCAAATGAAGATAAGAAAGCAATGGAGGAGGCTGGCCAG gtttccGGTGAAGCTCTTGCCAACATCCGAACGATCGCAGGCTTGGCCAAAGAGAGCTCATTTGTGGAATCCTATGATGAAAAACTCGAGTGTCCATATAAATCTGCCAAGAAGCGCGCCAACATCTACGGGCTCTTTTTCGGCTTGTCCCAGTCCGTCATCTTCATGGCTTACGCCGCCTCCTTTCGATATGGAGGCTACCTTGTCAACGCTGAGGGGCTGCAATACGTTATCGTTTTCCG GGTGATATCGACAGTCGTCATCAGCGGGACCGCACTGGGCAAAGCTTCGTCTTTCACTCCAGATTACGCCAAAGCCAAGACGGCCGCCGCTCATCTCTTCAAACTTTTGGATCAAAGGCCTAAAATCAGCACAAGCAGCACAGATGGAGACAAATGG GAAAACTTCAAGGGCGAAATAGAGTTTGTGAATTGCGAATTCACCTATCCGTCCCGTCCGGATGTTCGCGTGTTGAAAGGCTTGACGGTATCGGTGAAGCCAGGTCAGACGTTGGCATTCGTGGGCAGCAGCGGCTGTGGCAAAAGCACCAGTGTTCAACTGTTGGAAAGGTTCTACGACCCGGACCAAGGCAAAGTG CTGATCGACAACCGCCCgtctcagtcagtgaacgtgcctTTCCTGAGATCTCGGATCGGCATCGTGTCCCAGGAGCCCGTTTTGTTTGACTGCAGCATAGCCGAGAATATTCAGTATGGGGACAACACGCGGAGCGTCAGCATGGAGGAAATTGTGGCGGCGGCCAAACAAGCCTATCTTCATGACTTTGTGATGACGCTACCAGAT AAATACAAAACCCAGGTTGGCGCGCAAGGCTCCCAGCTATCAAGAGGGCAGAAACAACGTATTGCCATTGCCCGGGCCATCGTCAGGAACCCCCAAATCCTGCTTCTAGATGAGGCCACCTCTGCTCTGGACACCGAGAGCGAGAAG ATTGTCCAGTCAGCTCTGGATAACGCGAGGAAAGGTCGAACCAGCATCGTCATTGCTCACCGGCTCTCCACCATTCAGAATGCTGACATCATCGCAGTGATGTCAAATGGCGTCGTCATCGAACAAGGCACTCATGATGAACTCATGGCCAAGACTGGCGCTTATCACAAATTGGTCACAACTGGAGCTCCCATCAGCTAG
- the abcb11a gene encoding bile salt export pump isoform X2 — MKKTMKFTLPTDIANQKNGDEKKQKKEQNTLSVGYFQLFRFATWKEIAMMVVGSVCALIHGAAPPLMLLVYGMMTNTFVLYELEVQELKDPNKTCQDDIIHWINGSVYEPDENVTVACGVDIEAQMTLFAYYYIGIGVGVLFLSYFQIGLWVSAAARQTLRIRKIYFRKVMQMEIGWFDCISVGELNTRLSDDINKLNNAIADQASFFIERVSTFVFGFMVGFIGGWKLTLVVIAVSPLIGVAAGLMAMAVASLTGRELKAYAKAGAVADEVLSSIRTVAAFGGEDKETNRYDQNLVEAQNWGIKKGTIIGIFQGYLWCIIFLTFALAFWYGSQLVIDTKELSPGTLIQVFFGVLIAAINLGQASPCLEAFASGRAAAKTIFETIDRESEINCMSDEGHKLDRVKGDIEFHNVTFHYPSRPEVMILNKLSVQVKADETTAFVGPSGSGKSTAVQLIQRFYDPKEGTVTLDGHDIRSLNIKWLRSLIGIVEQEPVLFATTIADNIRFGKPGVPMEEVIRAAKEANAYNFIMDLPQKFDTLVGEGGGQMSGGQKQRIAIARALIRNPKILLLDMATSALDNESEAVVQKALDKVRVGRTTISIAHRLSTIRKADVIVGFERGRAVEKGTHGELLKKEGVYFTLVTLQNHGVSDATNVAAGKVAAEEILETKTRTFSRGSCRMSKRSSLRLRSHSNLSSDFGPDTVSTSLRILSSQTITPDLPEYEDEEDEHLEPAPISRILKYNQSEWPYMLLGSLGAAINGSVNPIYALLFSEILGTFALADVNEQKRQINGICILFCIVAVTSIFSQYLQGYAFAKSGELLTRRLRKLGFQAMLRQDIGWYDDFRNSPGALTTRLATDASMVQGATGSQIGMIVNALTNIGASFIIAFYFSWKLALVILCFLPFIGLSGLFQAKMLTGFANEDKKAMEEAGQVSGEALANIRTIAGLAKESSFVESYDEKLECPYKSAKKRANIYGLFFGLSQSVIFMAYAASFRYGGYLVNAEGLQYVIVFRVISTVVISGTALGKASSFTPDYAKAKTAAAHLFKLLDQRPKISTSSTDGDKWVWRLNERNVVEMFAKSCLALLHQENFKGEIEFVNCEFTYPSRPDVRVLKGLTVSVKPGQTLAFVGSSGCGKSTSVQLLERFYDPDQGKVLIDNRPSQSVNVPFLRSRIGIVSQEPVLFDCSIAENIQYGDNTRSVSMEEIVAAAKQAYLHDFVMTLPDKYKTQVGAQGSQLSRGQKQRIAIARAIVRNPQILLLDEATSALDTESEKIVQSALDNARKGRTSIVIAHRLSTIQNADIIAVMSNGVVIEQGTHDELMAKTGAYHKLVTTGAPIS, encoded by the exons ATGAAGAAAACTATGAAATTTACACTACCGACAGACATAG CGAATCAAAAGAATGG GGATGAGAAGAAACAGAAGAAAGAACAGAATACGCTCAGTGTTGGATACTTTCaactg TTCCGATTTGCCACTTGGAAGGAGATTGCCATGATGGTGGTGGGGAGCGTGTGCGCGCTCATCCACGGCGCTGCCCCGCCTCTCATGCTTTTGGTGTACGGTATGATGACCAACACGTTTGTGCTCTATGAGTTAGAGGTGCAAGAACTGAAAGACCCAAATAAAACCTGCCAGGATGACATCATTCACTGGATAAACGGCTCCGTTTACGAGCCGGATGAAAACGTTACTGTTGCCTGTGG GGTTGATATCGAAGCCCAGATGACTCTGTTTGCGTACTACTATATTGGAATCGGAGTTGGAGTTCTCTTTCTTAGTTACTTTCAA ATTGGTCTCTGGGTGTCGGCCGCCGCCAGACAAACTCTGAGAATCCGAAAGATTTATTTCCGGAAAGTCATGCAAATGGAGATTGGATGGTTTGACTGCATCTCCGTCGGTGAACTCAACACAAGATTATccga TGATATCAACAAGCTCAATAACGCCATCGCCGACCAGGCGTCTTTCTTTATCGAGAGGGTCTCCACCTTCGTGTTTGGCTTCATGGTGGGCTTCATCGGCGGCTGGAAGTTAACGTTGGTGGTCATCGCTGTGAGCCCTCTGATTGGTGTTGCTGCCGGACTCATGGCAATG GCTGTGGCTAGTCTAACGGGACGAGAGCTAAAGGCATACGCAAAAGCGGGAGCTGTGGCTGATGAGGTCCTGTCGTCTATTCGAACGGTGGCGGCGTTTGGTGGTGAAGACAAAGAAACTAATAG ATATGACCAAAACCTTGTGGAAGCCCAAAACTGGGGCATCAAAAAGGGCACGATTATCGGAATCTTCCAAGGATATCTATGGTGCATCATTTTCCTGACTTTCGCTTTGGCCTTTTGGTATGGATCCCAGCTGGTCATCGACACAAAGGAGCTCTCTCCCGGGACTCTTATTCAG GTGTTTTTCGGAGTCTTGATCGCAGCAATAAATTTGGGTCAGGCCTCGCCTTGTCTGGAGGCTTTTGCTTCAGGTCGGGCAGCTGCAAAGACCATCTTTGAAACTATCGACAGG GAATCGGAAATCAATTGCATGTCCGACGAGGGTCATAAATTAGACCGAGTGAAAGGCGACATTGAGTTCCATAACGTGACCTTCCACTACCCATCCAGACCTGAAGTCATG ATTTTAAACAAACTCAGCGTGCAAGTGAAAGCGGACGAAACCACCGCTTTCGTTGGACCCAGCGGCTCGGGAAAAAGCACGGCCGTTCAGCTCATCCAAAGGTTTTATGACCCAAAGGAAGGCACG GTGACTTTGGACGGTCACGACATCCGAAGTTTAAACATCAAGTGGCTCCGCTCGCTTATCGGCATTGTGGAGCAGGAGCCGGTGCTGTTTGCCACAACCATCGCGGACAACATTCGCTTTGGGAAACCGGGAGTCCCTATGGAGGAAGTCATCCGAGCGGCAAAAGAGGCCAATGCTTATAATTTCATCATGGATCTTCCACAG AAATTCGATACTTTGGTGGGTGAGGGTGGAGGTCAGATGAGCGGAGGGCAGAAGCAGAGGATCGCCATCGCTCGAGCTCTGATTCGGAATCCCAAGATCCTGCTCTTGGATATGGCCACGTCAGCTCTGGACAACGAGAGCGAAGCTGTTGTCCAGAAGGCTTTGGACAAG GTGCGGGTGGGCAGGACCACGATTTCTATCGCCCACCGTCTTTCCACGATCAGGAAAGCGGACGTCATCGTCGGATTTGAACGTGGGCGGGCTGTGGAAAAAGGAACCCACGGTGAGCTCCTGAAAAAGGAAGGCGTCtacttcactttggtcaccctgCAGAACCACGGCGTATCAGACGCAACCAATG TCGCTGCCGGCAAAGTTGCTGCTGAGGAAATCcttgaaacaaaaacaaggaCTTTTAGCCGAGGCAGCTGCAGGATGAGTAAAAG GAGCTCGCTTCGACTGCGATCTCACAGCAACTTGTCCAGCGATTTTGGGCCCGACACCGTCTCAACCAGCCTGAGGATCCTTTCGAGCCAGACCATCACGCCAGATCTT CCGGAGTACGAGGATGAGGAAGACGAACATCTCGAACCGGCCCCCATTTCCCGCATCTTGAAGTACAACCAATCAGAGTGGCCCTACATGCTGCTGGGCTCGCTTGGGGCTGCCATCAACGGCTCGGTCAACCCAATCTATGCTTTGCTCTTCAGCGAAATTCTGGGG ACGTTTGCTTTAGCGGACGTCAATGAGCAGAAGCGGCAGATCAATGGTATCTGCATTCTCTTTTGCATTGTGGCCGTGACCAGCATCTTCTCGCAATATTTACAG GGTTATGCCTTTGCCAAGTCTGGTGAGCTACTAACACGTCGTCTAAGGAAATTAGGCTTCCAGGCCATGCTGAGACAAGACATCGGCTGGTACGATGATTTCCGAAACAGCCCCGGAGCGCTGACCACCAGACTGGCCACCGATGCCTCTATGGTTCAGGGT GCTACAGGATCCCAAATCGGCATGATCGTCAATGCCCTGACCAACATCGGAGCCTCTTTCATCATCGCCTTCTACTTCAGTTGGAAGTTAGCCTTGGTCATCTTGTGCTTCTTGCCGTTCATCGGGCTCTCTGGGCTCTTTCAAGCCAAAATGTTGACCGGTTTTGCAAATGAAGATAAGAAAGCAATGGAGGAGGCTGGCCAG gtttccGGTGAAGCTCTTGCCAACATCCGAACGATCGCAGGCTTGGCCAAAGAGAGCTCATTTGTGGAATCCTATGATGAAAAACTCGAGTGTCCATATAAATCTGCCAAGAAGCGCGCCAACATCTACGGGCTCTTTTTCGGCTTGTCCCAGTCCGTCATCTTCATGGCTTACGCCGCCTCCTTTCGATATGGAGGCTACCTTGTCAACGCTGAGGGGCTGCAATACGTTATCGTTTTCCG GGTGATATCGACAGTCGTCATCAGCGGGACCGCACTGGGCAAAGCTTCGTCTTTCACTCCAGATTACGCCAAAGCCAAGACGGCCGCCGCTCATCTCTTCAAACTTTTGGATCAAAGGCCTAAAATCAGCACAAGCAGCACAGATGGAGACAAATGGGTTTGGAGATTAAACGAAAGAAATGTGGTGGAAATGTTTGCCAAATCCTGTCTTGCTCTTCTCCACCAGGAAAACTTCAAGGGCGAAATAGAGTTTGTGAATTGCGAATTCACCTATCCGTCCCGTCCGGATGTTCGCGTGTTGAAAGGCTTGACGGTATCGGTGAAGCCAGGTCAGACGTTGGCATTCGTGGGCAGCAGCGGCTGTGGCAAAAGCACCAGTGTTCAACTGTTGGAAAGGTTCTACGACCCGGACCAAGGCAAAGTG CTGATCGACAACCGCCCgtctcagtcagtgaacgtgcctTTCCTGAGATCTCGGATCGGCATCGTGTCCCAGGAGCCCGTTTTGTTTGACTGCAGCATAGCCGAGAATATTCAGTATGGGGACAACACGCGGAGCGTCAGCATGGAGGAAATTGTGGCGGCGGCCAAACAAGCCTATCTTCATGACTTTGTGATGACGCTACCAGAT AAATACAAAACCCAGGTTGGCGCGCAAGGCTCCCAGCTATCAAGAGGGCAGAAACAACGTATTGCCATTGCCCGGGCCATCGTCAGGAACCCCCAAATCCTGCTTCTAGATGAGGCCACCTCTGCTCTGGACACCGAGAGCGAGAAG ATTGTCCAGTCAGCTCTGGATAACGCGAGGAAAGGTCGAACCAGCATCGTCATTGCTCACCGGCTCTCCACCATTCAGAATGCTGACATCATCGCAGTGATGTCAAATGGCGTCGTCATCGAACAAGGCACTCATGATGAACTCATGGCCAAGACTGGCGCTTATCACAAATTGGTCACAACTGGAGCTCCCATCAGCTAG